A genomic stretch from Microtus pennsylvanicus isolate mMicPen1 chromosome 11, mMicPen1.hap1, whole genome shotgun sequence includes:
- the Liat1 gene encoding protein LIAT1 isoform X2, with product MAGRGGTGAAEYGEEGEDDDEEEAQEGGAEGSPSSKLPPIVGTTSDLAKRKVKKKKKKKKTKGSGKGDDKHHSRGRKSQPLSSSFHDILNPHKDHGSRAEPRDKEESRHGLPYSCSMSHPYFTEIEESLSNQINESLRWDGVLTDPEAEKERIRIYKMNRRKRYRLVALKGFHSDPSTEESVENLPYLSDKDCGPSSKQPSSKGDHAHSYFEATKLVHSELATTAAE from the exons ATGGCCGGCCGCGGTGGGACCGGAGCGGCGGAGTATGGCGAGGAGGGAGAGGACGACGACGAGGAGGAGGCGCAGGAAGGAGGCGCTGAGGGCTCCCCGAGTTCCAAGCTGCCCCCCATCGTGGGCACCACCTCCGATCTGGCCAAACGGAaggtgaagaagaaaaagaagaagaaaaagaccaaaGGTTCGGGCAAGGGCGACG ATAAACATCACAGTCGAGGCCGGAAGAGTCAGCCGCTTTCTTCATCTTTCCATGACATCTTAAATCCCCACAAAGACCATGGCTCAAGAGCAGAGCCCAGAGATAAAGAGGAAAGTCGGCACGGCCTTCCCTATTCGTGCAGCATGAGTCACCCCTACTTTACCGAAATAGAAGAGAGCCTTTCGAACCAGATCAATGAGAGTCTGCGTTGGGATGGGGTCCTGACCGACCCCGAGGCAGAAAAGGAAAGGATCCGCATCTACAAGATGAACCGGAGGAAGCGGTACCGGCTCGTGGCCCTCAAGGGCTTCCACTCGGATCCCAGCACGGAGGAGAGCGTGGAGAACCTGCCCTACCTCTCAGACAAAGACTGCGGTCCGAGCAGCAAACAGCCCAGCTCCAAGGGTGACCACGCGCATAGCTACTTTGAGGCCACAAAGCTCGTGCACTCCGAATTAGCCACCACTGCAGCAGAGTGA
- the Liat1 gene encoding protein LIAT1 isoform X1 has protein sequence MAGRGGTGAAEYGEEGEDDDEEEAQEGGAEGSPSSKLPPIVGTTSDLAKRKVKKKKKKKKTKGSGKGDADKHHSRGRKSQPLSSSFHDILNPHKDHGSRAEPRDKEESRHGLPYSCSMSHPYFTEIEESLSNQINESLRWDGVLTDPEAEKERIRIYKMNRRKRYRLVALKGFHSDPSTEESVENLPYLSDKDCGPSSKQPSSKGDHAHSYFEATKLVHSELATTAAE, from the exons ATGGCCGGCCGCGGTGGGACCGGAGCGGCGGAGTATGGCGAGGAGGGAGAGGACGACGACGAGGAGGAGGCGCAGGAAGGAGGCGCTGAGGGCTCCCCGAGTTCCAAGCTGCCCCCCATCGTGGGCACCACCTCCGATCTGGCCAAACGGAaggtgaagaagaaaaagaagaagaaaaagaccaaaGGTTCGGGCAAGGGCGACG CAGATAAACATCACAGTCGAGGCCGGAAGAGTCAGCCGCTTTCTTCATCTTTCCATGACATCTTAAATCCCCACAAAGACCATGGCTCAAGAGCAGAGCCCAGAGATAAAGAGGAAAGTCGGCACGGCCTTCCCTATTCGTGCAGCATGAGTCACCCCTACTTTACCGAAATAGAAGAGAGCCTTTCGAACCAGATCAATGAGAGTCTGCGTTGGGATGGGGTCCTGACCGACCCCGAGGCAGAAAAGGAAAGGATCCGCATCTACAAGATGAACCGGAGGAAGCGGTACCGGCTCGTGGCCCTCAAGGGCTTCCACTCGGATCCCAGCACGGAGGAGAGCGTGGAGAACCTGCCCTACCTCTCAGACAAAGACTGCGGTCCGAGCAGCAAACAGCCCAGCTCCAAGGGTGACCACGCGCATAGCTACTTTGAGGCCACAAAGCTCGTGCACTCCGAATTAGCCACCACTGCAGCAGAGTGA